In the Engraulis encrasicolus isolate BLACKSEA-1 chromosome 9, IST_EnEncr_1.0, whole genome shotgun sequence genome, one interval contains:
- the myl12.1 gene encoding myosin, light chain 12, genome duplicate 1: MSSKRAKGKTTKKRPQRATSNVFAMFDQSQIQEFKEAFNMIDQNRDGFVDKEDLHDMLASLGKNPTDEYLEAMMMEAPGPINFTMFLTMFGEKLNGTDPEDVIRNAFACFDEEGTGFIQEDYLRELLTTMGDRFTDEEVDELFREAPIDKKSNFNYVEFTRILKHGAKDKDD; encoded by the exons ATGTCCAGCAAACGCGCAAAGGGAAAGACCACCAAGAAGCGCCCCCAGAGGGCCACGTCCAATGTCTTCGCCATGTTCGACCAGTCGCAGATCCAGGAGTTCAAGGAGGCCTTCAACATGATCGACCAGAACCGCGACGGCTTTGTGGACAAGGAGGATTTGCATGACATGCTGGCATCCCTCG GCAAGAACCCGACAGATGAGTACCTGGAGGCGATGATGATGGAGGCGCCAGGGCCCATCAACTTCACCATGTTCCTCACCATGTTTGGGGAGAAGCTCAACGGCACAGATCCAGAAGATGTCATCCGGAACGCCTTCGCCTGCTTCGATGAAGAGGGCACAG GTTTCATCCAGGAGGACTACCTGCGCGAACTTCTGACCACCATGGGTGATCGCTTCACAGACGAGGAGGTGGACGAGCTGTTCAGAGAAGCTCCCATCGACAAGAAGAGCAACTTCAACTATGTGGAGTTCACCCGCATCCTCAAGCACGGAGCTAAAGACAAGGACGATTAA